Proteins co-encoded in one Ponticoccus alexandrii genomic window:
- a CDS encoding cell envelope integrity protein TolA: protein MKRLALVLALTATGAVAQQTPGFQAAVAAMRIQIQPCWVIDVDSGQSETIVTLGFAMNPDGTVQPDSITLVNAEGPDTEGAMHSARRALLRCQGEGYPLPLTDFEAWKQIEIKFDPRSPLGDET from the coding sequence GTGAAGCGGCTGGCGCTGGTCCTCGCTTTGACGGCCACCGGCGCCGTCGCGCAGCAAACGCCGGGGTTTCAGGCCGCTGTGGCCGCCATGCGCATCCAGATCCAGCCCTGCTGGGTCATCGACGTCGACAGCGGCCAGTCGGAAACCATCGTCACGCTGGGGTTTGCGATGAACCCGGACGGGACGGTCCAGCCCGACAGCATCACCCTCGTCAATGCAGAGGGGCCGGATACGGAGGGGGCCATGCACAGTGCCCGCCGCGCTCTTCTGCGCTGTCAGGGAGAGGGCTACCCGCTGCCGCTGACCGACTTTGAGGCGTGGAAGCAGATAGAGATCAAGTTCGATCCGAGGTCCCCATTGGGGGATGAAACGTGA
- a CDS encoding cell envelope biogenesis protein TolA, protein MQREFGISLGAHALVFAWLMLGDLFSAPPPEVSVADVTVLSEAEFAALTQAPEAPPAEEPSPAPSPEPEPEPQPEPAPEPEPEPAPEPEPAPQPEPEPQPAPEPEPQPAPEPEPEPAPTPEPEPQPQPQPDPVPAPPAALPNPEPQVLAPETSRRPQPRQAPRVSTEPTPEPEPDAVIAEDVAPAADPDAQSPDVVEEPAEAEAPPETTTEIVTEEADDPSGSLAPTASMRPRTRPDRVAEAATSQPAPTPAAEPSEAPASTPERDPEPSTSDALNDALAEALAGGGAPADVPVGPALTTAEQDGLIVAVKACWIVDVGSEAADVTVTVAMDMEPDGTVVANSIRMVGNSGGSGAAVDTAYQAARRAVLRCQKDGYPLPSEKYAHWQEIEITFNPEQMRLR, encoded by the coding sequence GTGCAGCGCGAGTTCGGCATATCTCTTGGGGCGCACGCCCTTGTGTTCGCGTGGCTGATGCTGGGCGACCTCTTCTCCGCGCCTCCGCCAGAGGTGTCGGTGGCCGATGTGACCGTACTGTCCGAGGCAGAGTTCGCCGCGCTGACGCAGGCGCCCGAGGCGCCCCCCGCGGAAGAGCCGTCGCCTGCGCCATCGCCGGAACCGGAACCCGAGCCGCAGCCCGAACCCGCCCCTGAGCCGGAACCCGAACCTGCGCCCGAGCCGGAACCTGCGCCGCAGCCCGAGCCGGAGCCCCAGCCCGCCCCCGAGCCGGAGCCGCAACCGGCCCCGGAACCCGAGCCGGAACCCGCGCCCACGCCAGAGCCGGAACCCCAGCCGCAACCGCAGCCCGATCCGGTGCCGGCGCCGCCCGCCGCCCTGCCGAACCCCGAGCCGCAGGTGCTGGCGCCCGAGACCTCGCGTCGCCCGCAGCCGCGTCAGGCGCCGCGCGTCTCGACCGAGCCGACGCCCGAGCCGGAGCCCGATGCGGTGATTGCCGAGGACGTCGCGCCCGCCGCCGACCCGGATGCGCAAAGCCCCGATGTGGTCGAGGAACCCGCAGAGGCCGAGGCGCCGCCCGAGACCACCACCGAGATCGTCACCGAAGAGGCCGACGATCCCTCCGGCTCGCTGGCGCCCACCGCCTCGATGCGGCCCCGCACCCGGCCCGACCGCGTGGCTGAGGCGGCCACGTCGCAGCCTGCACCGACACCCGCGGCCGAGCCCTCCGAGGCCCCGGCCAGCACGCCCGAGCGTGATCCCGAACCCTCGACCAGCGATGCGTTGAACGATGCACTGGCAGAGGCTCTTGCGGGTGGCGGCGCGCCTGCCGACGTGCCGGTCGGGCCCGCGCTGACCACGGCCGAGCAGGACGGCCTGATCGTGGCGGTCAAGGCCTGCTGGATCGTCGATGTCGGGTCGGAAGCGGCGGATGTCACCGTCACGGTCGCCATGGACATGGAGCCGGACGGTACCGTGGTCGCGAACAGCATTCGCATGGTCGGCAACTCCGGCGGCTCTGGCGCGGCAGTGGACACCGCGTATCAGGCGGCGCGCCGCGCGGTCCTGCGCTGCCAGAAGGACGGTTATCCGCTGCCCTCCGAGAAATACGCGCATTGGCAAGAGATCGAGATCACCTTCAACCCCGAACAGATGAGGCTGCGGTGA
- the tolR gene encoding protein TolR has product MGAGVMKGGGGKRRRRGRRGGGAQPMSEINVTPFVDVMLVLLIIFMVAAPLLTVGVPVELPKTAAQALPSETEEPLTVTLSADGLVLIQSTEVGREELVGRLRAIAAERSDDRVYLRADGAVPYEQVAQIMGALNAGGFSSIGLVTDVGGPALDGPGSD; this is encoded by the coding sequence ATGGGAGCAGGCGTCATGAAAGGCGGCGGGGGCAAGCGGCGCAGGCGCGGACGGCGCGGCGGCGGCGCACAACCCATGTCCGAGATCAACGTCACGCCCTTCGTGGACGTGATGCTGGTGCTGCTCATCATCTTCATGGTGGCCGCGCCGCTTTTGACCGTGGGCGTGCCGGTGGAACTGCCCAAGACCGCCGCGCAGGCGCTGCCGTCAGAGACCGAAGAGCCGCTGACCGTGACCCTGTCGGCGGACGGCCTCGTGCTGATCCAGTCGACCGAGGTGGGCCGCGAAGAGCTTGTGGGCCGTTTGCGCGCGATCGCGGCGGAACGCTCTGACGACCGTGTATACCTGCGCGCCGACGGCGCCGTGCCCTACGAGCAGGTTGCCCAGATCATGGGCGCGCTGAACGCGGGCGGATTTTCCTCCATCGGTCTCGTGACCGACGTGGGCGGCCCGGCGCTTGACGGGCCGGGCAGCGACTGA
- the tolQ gene encoding protein TolQ, whose protein sequence is MEAETLAAAQAIDFSLWGLFARATLTVKLVMLMLTVASVWAWAIIFEKFVSYRKARREAAKFDRAFWSGEPLDELFDQLGPEPNGRSERVFVAGMMEWRRSHREDGGLIANAQSRIDRSMDVAIQKEADTLQRGLPVLATVGSTAPFIGLFGTVFGIMHSFIQIAEQQNTSLVVVAPGIAEALLATGLGLLAAIPAVIFYNKFSADSDRIVGNYEAFADEFSTILSRQLDA, encoded by the coding sequence ATGGAAGCAGAAACGCTTGCGGCGGCGCAGGCCATCGATTTCTCGTTGTGGGGACTCTTTGCGCGCGCCACCCTGACCGTCAAACTCGTCATGCTGATGCTGACCGTGGCCTCCGTCTGGGCCTGGGCGATCATCTTCGAGAAATTCGTGAGTTACCGGAAGGCGCGCCGCGAGGCCGCCAAGTTCGACCGCGCTTTCTGGAGCGGGGAGCCGCTGGACGAGCTCTTCGACCAGCTTGGACCGGAGCCGAACGGCCGGTCGGAACGAGTCTTCGTCGCGGGCATGATGGAATGGCGCCGCAGCCACCGCGAGGACGGTGGCCTGATCGCCAACGCCCAAAGCCGCATCGACCGCAGCATGGACGTGGCGATCCAGAAAGAGGCCGACACGCTGCAGCGCGGCCTTCCGGTGCTGGCGACGGTGGGCTCCACCGCGCCCTTCATCGGCCTCTTCGGCACGGTTTTCGGCATCATGCACTCGTTCATCCAGATCGCCGAGCAGCAGAACACCTCGCTGGTGGTCGTGGCGCCGGGTATCGCCGAGGCGCTTCTGGCCACAGGGCTGGGCCTGCTCGCGGCCATCCCGGCGGTGATCTTCTACAACAAGTTCTCCGCCGACAGTGACCGCATCGTCGGCAACTACGAGGCCTTCGCCGACGAATTCTCGACCATCCTCTCGCGCCAGCTGGACGCCTGA
- the ybgC gene encoding tol-pal system-associated acyl-CoA thioesterase, giving the protein MHIFPVTVYYEDTDMAGIVYHANYLKFIERARSEWVKDQGLDQNAMREEGIVFVVRRIECDYLLPAKYDDRLQVRTTVKAMTGVRLIMAQEVLRGEEVIFRADVTAVCATLDGHPARLPAVLRNRVH; this is encoded by the coding sequence ATGCATATCTTTCCGGTGACGGTTTACTACGAAGACACCGACATGGCTGGGATCGTCTACCACGCCAACTACCTGAAGTTCATCGAACGCGCCCGGTCCGAATGGGTGAAGGATCAGGGGCTCGACCAGAACGCCATGCGCGAAGAGGGCATCGTCTTCGTCGTGCGCCGGATCGAATGCGATTACCTGCTTCCGGCGAAATACGACGACCGGCTTCAGGTGCGCACGACCGTCAAGGCGATGACCGGCGTGCGGCTGATCATGGCACAAGAGGTCCTGCGCGGCGAAGAGGTGATCTTCCGCGCCGATGTGACGGCGGTCTGCGCCACGCTCGACGGCCATCCGGCGCGCCTGCCCGCCGTCCTTCGCAATCGCGTGCACTGA